The Bacillus carboniphilus genome contains a region encoding:
- the codY gene encoding GTP-sensing pleiotropic transcriptional regulator CodY, which yields MSLLDKTRKINAMLQNAAGKPVNFKEMAETLRDVIEANVFVVSRRGKLLGFAINQQIENDRMKKMLEDRQFPEEYTKNLFNITSTSPNIDISSEYTAFPVENRELFESGLTTIVPIIGGGERIGTLILARVNDQFEDDDLILAEYGATVVGMEILHEKAEEIEEEARSKAVVQMAISSLSYSELEAIEHIFEELNGMEGLLVASKIADRVGITRSVIVNALRKLESAGVIESRSLGMKGTYIKVLNNKFLRELEKIKNH from the coding sequence ATGTCTTTACTAGATAAAACAAGAAAAATTAACGCAATGTTACAAAATGCAGCAGGAAAGCCAGTTAATTTTAAAGAAATGGCAGAAACCTTAAGGGATGTCATCGAAGCAAATGTATTTGTTGTTAGTAGAAGAGGAAAATTACTAGGATTTGCCATTAACCAGCAAATTGAAAACGATCGTATGAAAAAAATGCTTGAAGATCGTCAATTTCCTGAAGAATATACTAAAAACTTATTTAACATTACCAGCACTTCCCCTAACATTGATATATCCAGTGAATATACAGCATTCCCTGTAGAAAATCGTGAACTTTTTGAATCGGGTTTGACTACAATTGTACCAATTATTGGTGGGGGAGAGAGAATAGGTACATTGATTTTGGCGCGCGTTAATGATCAATTTGAAGATGATGATTTAATCTTAGCCGAATATGGTGCGACAGTCGTGGGAATGGAAATTTTACATGAAAAGGCAGAAGAAATAGAAGAAGAAGCAAGAAGTAAAGCGGTTGTGCAAATGGCGATCAGTTCTCTTTCTTACAGTGAACTTGAGGCGATTGAACATATTTTCGAAGAATTAAATGGTATGGAAGGTTTACTAGTAGCTAGTAAAATTGCGGACAGAGTAGGAATAACTCGGTCGGTTATCGTTAACGCTCTCCGTAAATTAGAGAGTGCGGGTGTTATTGAGTCGAGGTCATTAGGTATGAAAGGTACTTACATTAAAGTATTGAACAACAAATTTTTACGTGAATTAGAAAAAATAAAAAATCATTAA
- the hslV gene encoding ATP-dependent protease subunit HslV produces MNEFHATTIFAIRHNGKAAMAGDGQVTFGNAVVMKHTARKIRRLYNNQVLAGFAGSVADAFTLFEMFEAKLEEYNGNLVRAAVELAKQWRSDKVLRRLEAMLIVMNEDALLLISGTGEVIESDDGMLAIGSGGNYALSAGRALKKHAGEHLTAKQIAEASLQTAGEICVYTNLNIIVEEL; encoded by the coding sequence ATGAATGAATTTCATGCTACCACGATTTTTGCAATTCGTCATAATGGAAAAGCAGCCATGGCTGGAGATGGACAAGTGACATTTGGAAATGCGGTTGTGATGAAACATACGGCTAGGAAGATTAGAAGGCTGTACAACAATCAAGTATTAGCAGGATTTGCTGGGTCTGTTGCAGATGCATTTACATTGTTTGAGATGTTTGAGGCCAAGTTAGAGGAGTACAATGGTAATTTAGTTAGAGCAGCTGTAGAACTAGCAAAGCAGTGGAGAAGCGATAAAGTATTGAGACGGCTTGAGGCCATGCTTATTGTTATGAATGAGGATGCACTCCTTCTAATTTCAGGAACGGGCGAAGTGATTGAGTCAGATGATGGTATGTTAGCAATCGGTTCTGGTGGAAACTATGCTCTTTCAGCAGGTAGGGCATTGAAGAAACATGCAGGTGAACACTTAACAGCAAAACAAATTGCTGAAGCATCTTTGCAAACAGCTGGTGAGATATGTGTTTATACAAACTTAAATATCATTGTTGAGGAGCTTTAA
- the topA gene encoding type I DNA topoisomerase — MSDYLVIVESPAKAKTIERYLGKKYKVKASMGHVRDLPKSQMGVNVENNFDPKYITIRGKGPVLKELKTAAKKAKKIYLAADPDREGEAIAWHLAHSLNIDIDSDCRVVFNEITKEAIKESFKHPRSINTDLVDAQQARRILDRLVGYNISPLLWKKVKKGLSAGRVQSIAVRLIIDREKEINEFKPEEYWSINADFVKGSKQFEATFYGIDQKKKPLHNEQEVKGIISNLNKDDYYVKKVTKKEKKRKPASPFTTSLLQQEAARKLNFRAKKTMMIAQQLYEGIEIGKEGTVGLITYMRTDSTRVSQTAQDEAKQYIESKYGEDFIGDNIQKKSSSSNAQDAHEAIRPTSSLREPTSIKEYLKRDQYRLYKLIWERFVSSQMAPAILDTMSVDIDNNGITFRATGSKIKFPGFMKVYVEGSDDKTEDKNKMLPPLKEGDQVFSSDIEPKQHFTQPPPRFTEARLVKTLEELGIGRPSTYAPTLDTIQRRGYVALENKRFIPTELGQIVLELIMEFFPEILNVEFTAKMENELDEIEEGKIPWVQIINEFYEGFEKRLHVAEEEMEKVEIKDEPAGVDCEECGHPMVYKMGRYGKFMACSNFPDCRNTKPIVKEIGVKCPTCSEGNVVERKSKKKRIFYGCDRYPECEFLSWDKPIARKCPKCNEMLVEKRLKKGIQVQCVSCDYKEEQQS; from the coding sequence ATGTCAGACTATTTAGTCATTGTAGAATCACCTGCAAAAGCAAAAACAATTGAACGCTACCTTGGAAAAAAATATAAAGTGAAGGCTTCCATGGGTCATGTAAGGGATCTCCCTAAAAGTCAAATGGGAGTGAACGTTGAAAATAATTTTGATCCAAAATACATTACTATAAGAGGGAAAGGCCCTGTTTTAAAAGAATTAAAAACGGCCGCAAAAAAAGCGAAGAAAATATACTTAGCAGCTGACCCTGACCGTGAGGGGGAAGCAATTGCTTGGCATCTAGCCCATAGTTTAAATATTGATATTGATTCAGATTGTCGAGTTGTATTTAATGAAATTACGAAGGAGGCGATTAAAGAATCCTTTAAGCACCCTAGGTCAATTAATACTGATTTAGTTGATGCCCAGCAAGCAAGAAGGATCTTAGACCGTTTAGTTGGTTATAATATTAGCCCATTATTATGGAAAAAAGTTAAGAAGGGCTTAAGTGCTGGAAGAGTACAATCAATAGCTGTGAGGTTAATTATTGATCGTGAAAAGGAAATTAATGAATTTAAGCCAGAAGAGTATTGGAGCATTAATGCTGACTTTGTTAAAGGATCTAAACAATTCGAAGCAACTTTTTATGGTATAGACCAGAAAAAAAAGCCTCTACATAATGAGCAGGAAGTAAAGGGAATTATTTCTAATTTAAATAAAGACGATTATTATGTAAAAAAAGTAACGAAAAAAGAGAAAAAACGAAAACCAGCCTCTCCTTTTACGACATCATTGCTTCAACAAGAAGCGGCTAGAAAACTGAATTTTAGAGCGAAAAAAACGATGATGATTGCTCAACAATTATATGAAGGCATTGAGATAGGGAAAGAAGGAACAGTTGGTCTTATCACATACATGCGTACAGATTCTACGAGAGTATCACAAACTGCTCAAGATGAAGCAAAGCAATACATTGAGTCTAAATATGGTGAAGATTTTATAGGTGATAATATACAAAAGAAATCGTCATCTTCAAATGCTCAAGATGCACATGAAGCCATTAGACCAACTTCGTCGCTAAGAGAACCAACGAGCATAAAGGAATATTTAAAAAGAGACCAATATAGACTGTATAAATTAATTTGGGAACGATTTGTATCTAGTCAAATGGCTCCAGCTATTTTAGATACAATGAGTGTAGATATAGATAATAATGGTATTACGTTTAGGGCGACGGGTTCAAAAATTAAATTTCCTGGATTTATGAAGGTGTACGTTGAGGGAAGTGACGATAAAACAGAAGATAAGAATAAAATGTTACCTCCTTTAAAAGAAGGAGATCAAGTATTTTCTTCTGATATCGAACCTAAGCAGCATTTCACTCAGCCTCCGCCAAGATTTACTGAAGCAAGACTTGTTAAAACGCTTGAGGAGCTTGGGATAGGAAGACCGTCAACATATGCACCGACATTAGATACGATTCAAAGGCGTGGATATGTAGCTTTAGAAAACAAACGATTCATTCCTACTGAATTAGGTCAAATCGTATTGGAACTTATTATGGAATTTTTCCCAGAAATATTAAATGTTGAATTTACAGCAAAAATGGAAAATGAGCTGGATGAAATAGAAGAAGGGAAAATTCCATGGGTTCAAATCATTAATGAATTTTATGAAGGATTTGAAAAGAGACTTCATGTTGCTGAAGAAGAGATGGAAAAGGTGGAAATAAAGGATGAGCCTGCAGGAGTAGATTGCGAAGAGTGTGGCCATCCTATGGTATATAAAATGGGTAGATATGGGAAGTTTATGGCTTGTTCCAATTTTCCGGATTGTCGAAATACTAAACCGATTGTAAAAGAGATTGGTGTAAAGTGTCCAACGTGTAGCGAAGGAAATGTGGTTGAAAGAAAATCTAAGAAAAAGCGAATCTTTTATGGGTGTGATCGTTACCCAGAATGTGAATTCCTTTCTTGGGATAAACCAATTGCAAGGAAGTGTCCTAAGTGTAATGAGATGCTTGTAGAGAAACGTTTGAAAAAAGGTATTCAAGTACAGTGCGTTTCTTGTGATTACAAAGAGGAACAACAAAGTTAA